The sequence ATGGCTTCCGGGTCTTTTCCAGCATTTTGGCCGTAAAGCTGCCAAGTAAGAAATCATGGACTTTATTATGACTAAACGCACCCATGACGGTTAGATCCAGGTTTTCTTGTTGGCGATAATTAATCAGTGCTTCTTCAATTTTTCCGGTCAGGAATACTTTGCTGACAGTGACATTATTATTTTGCAAGGACTCGACCGCGGCTTGCATCAGGGTATTCATTTGTGAAGTCGATTCACCCACATGCACTAAATGACACTCCATACCAACAAATAACGGACTAGTGGACACCATTTGTAAGGCTTTTTGTGACGCTGCGTTATTACTATAAGCCAACATGATCTTTTGCGGTTTTTGGAAATGTCCATTCACCACTAAAATTGGTTTATGTAAGGCACGCACGATAGTTTTGATTTTACTAACCGTTCTGGAATGATTAAGCCCGTCTTTGTCGCGTGTGCCGATCACCAGGACACGTATCTGATCTTCAAGTTCAATGAGCGCTTCGGTTAAATCACCGTGTCTTTGACTACTGCGAATGTCATTTACTTTCAATTCTTTAGCTTTGGACTTTGCCGCTTGCAACATGAATTGACCTTTTTTGATCAGTAAGCGGCTCCTGCTTTGCTCCAGTTCGATCAGCTCTTCCAATAGATCGCCGCGAGCCCCAAGACCAATTGCCCCGCTCAAATCCAAATTTTCTTGTTGACTAAGATGTTCAACGGTGTGCAAAAACTTTAATGGCGCCTTTACAGTATTCGCAATCCAGGCAGCATAATCAACAACGGCTTCACCCCAAGGTGAGTTGTCAACGCTGGTCAAAATCAGTTTTTGTTCTGTATTCATTAATGCTCTCCCAGAGCCAAAGCAATTTCTTCGGGTTTATCGTGTACCCCAAAGCGATCGATCATGGTTTCGCTCGCTTTATTCACACCAATCAACTCTACTTCAGCACCTTCTCTGCGAAATTTTAACACCACTTTATCCAATGCATGAATGGCCGATATATCCCAAAAATGGGCCCGACTGACATCGATAACAACCGTTTCGATCACATCTTTAAAGTTAAACTTTTCGATAAATTTTGCGGATGAATTAAAAAATATCTCACCATAAACTTTATAAGTATGCGTATTACTTGCTTCGTCAGTATGTAATTCGACTTTCATATAGCGACTTACCTTGCGCGCAAAGAACAAAGAGGCCAACAAGACTCCAACGAACACGCCCAAGGCTAAATTATGTGTCCACACAACCACCGCAACAGTTGATAGCATCACTATGCTACTCGATTTAGGATTGGTTTTTAGATTCTTGATCGAACGCCAATCAAATGTTCCGATGGATACCATAATCATTACCGCAACCAAAGCTGCCATAGGTATTTGTGCGACCCAGTCATTCAAAAACACCACCATCAGCAATAATACGGCTCCGGCTACCAGTGTCGATAAGCGACCTCGACCGCCGGACTTTACATTAATTACCGACTGACCAATCATCGCACAGCCGGCCATGCCACCCATGAATCCGGTAACAACATTGGCAATCCCTTGTCCTTTACATTCTCGATTCTTATCACTGGGTGTATCGGTCAGGTCATCAACAATCGTTGCCGTCATCAAGGATTCCAACAAACCGACTGTGGCTAAAGCCATTGAATACGGGAATATAATTTTCAGGGTCTCAAAATTCAAGGGCACTTCAGGCCAGAAAAATACCGGCAGAGTATCCGGAAGATCGCCCATGTCACCAACCGTACGTATATCCAGTCCTATAAAAACAGCAACACCTGTTAATAAAAGAATACACACTAACGGTGAAGGAATAGTTTTTCCGATTTTTGGTATCAACGGGAATAAATATATAATCCCTAAACCTGCTGCAGTCATGACATATACGTGCCAGGTTACGTTGGTCAATTCGGGTAATTGTGCAATAAAGATGAGAATGGCCAGTGCATTTACAAAGCCGGTAACAACAGAGCGTGATACAAAGCTCATCAAGCTACCTAATTTAAGATAGCCCATCAGCAATTGCAGCATGCCAGTAAATACGGTGGCGGCGAGCAGGTACTGCAATCCGTGTGCTTTGACTAAAGTCACCATTAACAGGGCCATGGCTCCGGTTGCAGCCGAGATCATGCCTGGTCGCCCACCTACAAAAGCTGTGATCACCGCGATGCTAAAGGACGCATACAATCCAACTTTAGGGTCAACTCCGGCAATGATCGAGAAAGCGATTGCTTCCGGGATCAAGGCTAAAGCCACCACCAAACCAGCAAGCACATCGCCGCGCACATTTCCAAACCAGTCGCGTTTGTTAGATAAAAAAAGCATGAACATCCTTTTGCGATGCAGCAATAGTCGTCAATGAGATAACTATTCATCACAAACAAATTAAATGAAAAAGTGAATAATTTAGAAAATTATTTTTAGAAAGAAACCTGAATACTGTAAAGATTTGTATAACGGTTTAAGGATAAAAAAAAGAAAGGCCCGATTCAAACGAATCGGGCCTTTCATATATAAAGCTTGGCAATGTCCTACTCTCACATGGGGAAACCCCACACTACCATCGGCGCTAAGTATTTTCACTTCTGAGTTCGGGATGGGATCAGGTGGTACCTACTCGCTATTGTCACCAAGCAAACTGGCTCACGTTGCAATCGTTGTGGATTAAACCACTAACCATTACGGTGAATTCTGGAAAACATGTTTTACGTTTTTATCAAA is a genomic window of Gammaproteobacteria bacterium containing:
- a CDS encoding universal stress protein, which gives rise to MNTEQKLILTSVDNSPWGEAVVDYAAWIANTVKAPLKFLHTVEHLSQQENLDLSGAIGLGARGDLLEELIELEQSRSRLLIKKGQFMLQAAKSKAKELKVNDIRSSQRHGDLTEALIELEDQIRVLVIGTRDKDGLNHSRTVSKIKTIVRALHKPILVVNGHFQKPQKIMLAYSNNAASQKALQMVSTSPLFVGMECHLVHVGESTSQMNTLMQAAVESLQNNNVTVSKVFLTGKIEEALINYRQQENLDLTVMGAFSHNKVHDFLLGSFTAKMLEKTRKPLLLLR
- a CDS encoding SulP family inorganic anion transporter: MLFLSNKRDWFGNVRGDVLAGLVVALALIPEAIAFSIIAGVDPKVGLYASFSIAVITAFVGGRPGMISAATGAMALLMVTLVKAHGLQYLLAATVFTGMLQLLMGYLKLGSLMSFVSRSVVTGFVNALAILIFIAQLPELTNVTWHVYVMTAAGLGIIYLFPLIPKIGKTIPSPLVCILLLTGVAVFIGLDIRTVGDMGDLPDTLPVFFWPEVPLNFETLKIIFPYSMALATVGLLESLMTATIVDDLTDTPSDKNRECKGQGIANVVTGFMGGMAGCAMIGQSVINVKSGGRGRLSTLVAGAVLLLMVVFLNDWVAQIPMAALVAVMIMVSIGTFDWRSIKNLKTNPKSSSIVMLSTVAVVVWTHNLALGVFVGVLLASLFFARKVSRYMKVELHTDEASNTHTYKVYGEIFFNSSAKFIEKFNFKDVIETVVIDVSRAHFWDISAIHALDKVVLKFRREGAEVELIGVNKASETMIDRFGVHDKPEEIALALGEH